In Streptomyces sp. DG2A-72, one genomic interval encodes:
- a CDS encoding VOC family protein, translating to MTEARGSAGPNGETHAPGTPCWVSLMAHGLATTQEFYGALFGWEFRPGPRQLGPYVRALLDGCEVAGIGQLPPDRHLPIAWTPYLASDDVDLTAETVRLCGGTVGVGPLDAEEAGRLVIGSDPSGAVFGVWQAAAHRGTAIAGVPGTPAWHDLLTFESASVAKFYETVFAYDEEPVVSADFDHVTLLIDGRPVAGIHGVGNSLPRDRGPHWVTYFEVADTDESLAQVADLGGHVLKPAHDTEHGRVATVADPEGARFCLVQSPA from the coding sequence ATGACCGAGGCACGGGGGTCGGCCGGCCCGAACGGCGAAACGCACGCGCCCGGCACGCCCTGCTGGGTGAGTCTGATGGCGCACGGACTGGCCACGACCCAGGAGTTCTACGGGGCTCTGTTCGGCTGGGAGTTCCGGCCCGGCCCCCGGCAGCTCGGCCCCTATGTGCGGGCGCTGCTCGACGGCTGTGAAGTGGCCGGCATCGGCCAGCTCCCGCCGGACCGGCATCTCCCCATCGCCTGGACGCCCTACCTGGCCTCGGACGACGTCGATCTGACCGCCGAGACGGTACGGCTGTGCGGCGGCACCGTCGGGGTGGGCCCGCTGGACGCGGAGGAGGCCGGGCGGCTGGTGATCGGTTCGGATCCGTCGGGCGCGGTCTTCGGCGTGTGGCAGGCGGCGGCGCATCGCGGCACGGCCATCGCCGGGGTGCCCGGCACTCCGGCCTGGCATGACCTGCTGACCTTCGAGTCGGCGAGCGTCGCCAAGTTCTACGAGACCGTGTTCGCCTACGACGAGGAGCCGGTGGTCTCCGCCGACTTCGACCACGTGACCCTGCTCATCGACGGCCGCCCGGTCGCCGGTATCCACGGCGTCGGCAACTCCCTGCCCCGTGACCGGGGTCCGCACTGGGTGACGTACTTCGAAGTCGCCGACACGGACGAGAGCCTCGCCCAGGTCGCCGACCTCGGCGGGCATGTCCTCAAGCCGGCCCACGACACCGAACACGGCCGCGTGGCCACGGTCGCGGACCCCGAGGGCGCCAGGTTCTGCCTGGTCCAGAGCCCGGCCTGA
- a CDS encoding sulfurtransferase has product MNAIIFATELASELAGVTPPVLLDVRWQLSVAKAAGEPPFDGRAEYEAGHLPGAVYVDLDRELASAPGERGRHPLPDMAEFGTAMRRAGVSSSVPVVVYDGGQGWAAARAWWLLRWTGHPEVRVLDGGLPAWQGPLETTVPVPAEGDFQPVPGAVDMLDADGAAALARSGVLLDARAGERYRGEVEPIDPVGGHIPGAVSAPTNENVAQDGRFLAADELRARFKTLGVSEDGPEVGVYCGSGVSGAHEVLALAVAGIPAALYVGSWSEWSADPSRPVAVGPDPQ; this is encoded by the coding sequence ATGAACGCCATCATCTTCGCAACCGAACTCGCGAGCGAGCTGGCGGGAGTGACCCCGCCCGTCCTGCTCGATGTCCGCTGGCAGCTGAGCGTGGCCAAGGCGGCCGGCGAACCGCCCTTCGACGGACGGGCCGAGTACGAGGCCGGGCACCTCCCCGGCGCGGTCTACGTCGATCTGGACCGGGAACTCGCGTCGGCACCGGGCGAACGCGGCCGGCATCCGCTGCCCGACATGGCGGAATTCGGTACGGCCATGCGCCGGGCCGGTGTCTCGTCATCGGTCCCCGTGGTCGTGTACGACGGCGGCCAGGGCTGGGCCGCGGCACGCGCCTGGTGGCTGCTGCGCTGGACGGGGCATCCGGAGGTGCGGGTCCTCGACGGCGGGCTGCCCGCTTGGCAGGGCCCGCTGGAGACGACCGTGCCCGTGCCGGCCGAGGGCGATTTCCAGCCGGTGCCGGGGGCGGTGGACATGCTGGATGCCGATGGGGCCGCGGCGTTGGCACGGAGCGGCGTGCTGCTCGACGCGCGGGCGGGGGAGCGGTACCGGGGAGAAGTGGAGCCGATCGATCCGGTAGGTGGGCACATTCCGGGCGCCGTGTCCGCGCCCACGAACGAGAACGTGGCGCAGGACGGCCGCTTCCTCGCCGCGGACGAGCTCCGGGCCCGGTTCAAGACTCTGGGTGTGTCCGAGGACGGCCCGGAGGTCGGCGTGTACTGCGGTTCGGGAGTCTCCGGCGCCCATGAGGTACTCGCCCTGGCGGTCGCGGGGATTCCGGCGGCGTTGTACGTGGGGTCCTGGTCGGAGTGGTCCGCGGATCCGTCCCGGCCGGTTGCCGTGGGGCCGGATCCTCAATAG
- the sepH gene encoding septation protein SepH, whose protein sequence is MPELRVVAVSNDGTRLVLKAADSTEYTLPIDERLRAAVRGDRPRLGQIEIEVESHLRPRDIQARIRAGATAEEVAQMAGIPVDRVRRFEGPVLAERAFMAERARKTPVRRPGENAAGPQLGETVQERLLLRGAEKDSVQWDSWRRDDGTWEVLLVYLVAGEPHSASWTYDPPRRLVQAVDEEARSLIGESEDLATAEPSFPFVPRIARLPRDRPMDRPERPVLPSPSPEPEVESTGERDSLTSLLEAVPSFRGDMVVPERPAPEPVEEPPAAPEPAEEEPPAPAASAGAGSAYADVLMPRSVGSHRDRLIGSTDRQAEADGVRPGRRAAVPSWDEIVFGTRRKKQE, encoded by the coding sequence ATGCCCGAACTGCGTGTCGTGGCCGTCTCCAATGACGGCACACGGCTGGTGCTCAAGGCTGCCGACTCGACGGAGTACACCCTCCCGATTGATGAACGGCTGCGCGCCGCCGTGCGCGGCGACCGGCCGCGCCTCGGCCAGATCGAGATCGAGGTGGAGAGCCATCTCCGCCCCCGTGACATCCAGGCGCGCATACGTGCGGGTGCGACCGCGGAAGAGGTCGCACAGATGGCCGGAATTCCGGTCGACCGCGTACGCCGCTTCGAGGGCCCGGTGCTGGCCGAGCGCGCCTTCATGGCCGAGCGGGCCCGCAAGACACCCGTCCGCAGGCCCGGCGAGAACGCCGCCGGACCGCAGCTCGGCGAGACCGTCCAGGAGCGGCTGCTGCTGCGCGGCGCCGAGAAGGACAGCGTCCAGTGGGACTCGTGGCGCCGTGACGACGGCACCTGGGAAGTCCTGCTGGTCTACCTCGTCGCGGGCGAACCGCACTCGGCGAGCTGGACGTACGACCCGCCGCGGCGGCTCGTGCAGGCCGTCGACGAGGAGGCGCGCTCGCTGATCGGCGAGTCCGAGGACCTCGCCACGGCGGAGCCCAGCTTCCCGTTCGTGCCCCGCATCGCCCGGCTGCCGCGCGATCGCCCGATGGACCGCCCGGAGCGTCCGGTGCTGCCGTCACCCTCCCCCGAACCCGAGGTGGAGAGCACCGGCGAACGCGACTCGCTGACCAGCCTCCTGGAGGCGGTGCCGAGCTTCCGCGGCGACATGGTCGTCCCGGAACGCCCGGCGCCGGAGCCGGTGGAGGAACCTCCCGCCGCTCCCGAACCCGCCGAGGAGGAACCCCCGGCGCCCGCCGCCTCGGCCGGGGCCGGTTCCGCCTACGCCGACGTCCTCATGCCCCGGTCCGTCGGCAGCCACCGCGACCGCCTGATCGGCTCCACCGACCGCCAGGCCGAAGCCGACGGTGTCCGCCCCGGCCGCCGGGCAGCGGTGCCGAGCTGGGACGAGATCGTGTTCGGGACACGGCGCAAGAAGCAGGAGTAG
- a CDS encoding D-arabinono-1,4-lactone oxidase codes for MSTTVSGRNGTWRNWGGTVAARPARQVEPASVDELAAAVRKAAEDGLTVKAVGSGHSFTSVAATDGVLIRPQLLTGIRNIDREAGTVTVEAGTPLKRLNMALAREGLSLTNMGNIMEQTVSGATSTGTHGTGRDSASIAAQIKGLELVTADSSLLTCSEKEHPEVFAAARTGLGALGIITAITFAVEPIFLLTAREEPMSLDQVTSRFDELWAENEHFEFYWFPHTGNTNTKRNNRSAGPEQPVGQLAGWFEDEFLSNGVFQVAQWAGRAVPATVPAIAQISSKALSARTYTDIPYKVFTSPRRVRFVEMEYAVPREAVVETLRELKTTVDRSGLRISFPVEVRTAPADDITLSTASGRDTAYIAVHMFKGTPYQAYFTAAERIFTAHEGRPHWGKVHTRDAEYFAAVYPRFGEFTALRDRLDPERRFQNDYLRRVLGS; via the coding sequence TTGAGCACCACAGTGAGCGGCAGGAACGGCACGTGGCGTAACTGGGGCGGCACCGTCGCCGCCCGGCCGGCGCGGCAGGTCGAACCCGCCTCCGTGGACGAACTGGCCGCGGCCGTACGGAAAGCGGCGGAGGACGGGCTGACGGTGAAGGCCGTCGGTTCCGGGCATTCGTTCACGTCCGTTGCCGCCACAGACGGTGTGTTGATCCGCCCTCAACTGTTGACCGGCATCCGCAATATTGATCGCGAAGCGGGGACCGTCACGGTGGAGGCCGGCACCCCGCTCAAGAGACTCAACATGGCTCTCGCCCGTGAGGGCCTGTCGCTCACGAACATGGGCAACATCATGGAGCAGACGGTCTCCGGAGCCACCAGCACCGGCACCCACGGCACCGGCCGCGACTCGGCCTCGATAGCCGCCCAGATCAAGGGCCTTGAGCTGGTCACGGCCGACAGCTCACTGCTCACCTGCTCGGAGAAAGAGCATCCGGAGGTCTTCGCGGCCGCGCGCACAGGCCTGGGCGCCCTCGGCATCATCACCGCGATCACCTTCGCCGTGGAGCCGATCTTCCTGCTCACGGCCCGTGAGGAGCCGATGAGTCTGGACCAGGTCACCAGCCGGTTCGACGAACTCTGGGCGGAGAACGAGCACTTCGAGTTCTACTGGTTCCCGCACACCGGCAACACCAACACCAAGCGCAACAACCGCAGCGCGGGCCCGGAACAGCCGGTGGGGCAGCTCGCGGGCTGGTTCGAGGACGAGTTCCTCTCCAACGGCGTCTTCCAGGTGGCCCAGTGGGCCGGCCGCGCGGTGCCCGCCACCGTCCCGGCGATCGCCCAGATCTCCAGCAAGGCGCTGTCCGCGCGGACTTACACCGACATTCCCTACAAAGTCTTCACTTCTCCGCGCCGGGTGCGCTTCGTGGAGATGGAGTACGCCGTTCCGCGCGAGGCCGTCGTCGAGACGCTGCGCGAACTGAAGACGACGGTCGACCGATCCGGCCTGAGGATCAGTTTCCCGGTCGAGGTGCGCACGGCCCCCGCCGACGACATCACGCTCTCCACGGCGTCCGGCCGCGACACCGCCTACATCGCCGTCCACATGTTCAAGGGGACGCCCTATCAGGCGTACTTCACCGCCGCCGAACGCATCTTCACCGCCCACGAGGGCCGGCCGCACTGGGGCAAGGTGCACACCCGGGACGCCGAGTACTTCGCCGCGGTCTACCCCCGGTTCGGTGAGTTCACGGCGTTGCGGGATCGGCTCGATCCCGAACGGCGGTTCCAGAACGACTACTTGCGGAGGGTGCTGGGGTCGTAG
- a CDS encoding MFS transporter — MPSPYLALFAAPGSKGFSAAGFLGRMPLSMMGIGVVTMISQITGRYGLAGALSATIALAAAIAGPQVSRLVDRYGQRRVLRPATLVSLVAAALLLFAAHYGWPDWVLFVACVGIGCVPSIGAMIRARWAALYRGTPQLHTAYSFESVVDEICFIFGPIISIGLSTAWFPEAGPLLAACFLAAGVFWLTAQRATEPKPHPREHHSGGSALRAPGLQVLVATFVATGAIFGAVDVVTVAFAEEQGHKGAASLVLAIYAAGSCAAGAVFGLLRFHGAPERRWLLGVFMMAVSMIPLLLVGNLPFLAVALFVAGLSIAPTMITTMSLIEEHVPRAQLTEGMTWVSTGLAVGVALGSSVAGWVIDAAGARAGYGVPAVSGAVAVAVGFLGYRRLSRPAPRRGGTVEHHSERQERHVA; from the coding sequence GTGCCCAGCCCCTATCTCGCCCTGTTCGCCGCCCCCGGCTCCAAGGGCTTCTCCGCCGCCGGCTTCCTCGGGCGGATGCCGCTGTCGATGATGGGCATCGGCGTCGTCACGATGATCTCCCAGATCACCGGGCGGTACGGGCTGGCGGGCGCCCTGTCGGCCACCATCGCGCTGGCGGCCGCGATCGCGGGCCCGCAGGTGTCGCGGCTGGTGGACCGGTACGGGCAGCGGCGGGTGCTGCGCCCGGCGACGCTGGTGTCGCTCGTCGCGGCGGCCCTGCTGCTGTTCGCCGCGCACTACGGGTGGCCGGACTGGGTGCTGTTCGTGGCCTGCGTCGGGATCGGCTGCGTGCCGAGCATCGGGGCCATGATCCGTGCCCGCTGGGCGGCGCTGTACCGGGGCACCCCGCAGTTGCACACCGCGTACTCCTTCGAGTCCGTGGTGGACGAGATCTGCTTCATCTTCGGGCCGATCATCTCCATCGGCCTGTCCACGGCGTGGTTCCCGGAGGCCGGACCGCTGCTCGCCGCCTGCTTCCTGGCGGCCGGGGTCTTCTGGCTCACCGCACAGCGCGCGACCGAGCCGAAGCCGCATCCGCGCGAGCACCACAGCGGCGGCAGCGCGCTGCGCGCACCCGGTCTGCAGGTCCTGGTGGCCACCTTCGTGGCGACCGGAGCGATCTTCGGGGCCGTCGACGTGGTCACCGTGGCCTTCGCCGAGGAGCAGGGGCACAAGGGCGCAGCCAGCCTCGTGCTGGCGATCTACGCTGCGGGCTCCTGCGCAGCAGGAGCCGTGTTCGGGCTGCTGCGGTTCCATGGGGCGCCCGAACGTCGCTGGCTGCTGGGCGTATTCATGATGGCCGTGAGTATGATCCCCCTCCTACTGGTCGGAAACTTGCCGTTTCTGGCCGTGGCGCTGTTCGTTGCGGGTCTGTCCATCGCTCCCACGATGATCACGACCATGTCCCTCATCGAAGAGCACGTACCACGCGCGCAGCTCACCGAAGGCATGACCTGGGTGAGCACAGGGCTCGCGGTCGGGGTCGCACTCGGCTCCTCCGTGGCCGGCTGGGTGATCGACGCGGCCGGAGCGCGTGCCGGGTACGGGGTTCCGGCGGTGTCCGGGGCCGTCGCGGTCGCGGTCGGTTTCCTCGGGTACCGCCGGCTCAGCAGGCCGGCTCCACGGCGGGGAGGCACCGTTGAGCACCACAGTGAGCGGCAGGAACGGCACGTGGCGTAA
- a CDS encoding ferrochelatase, giving the protein MPDALDATPYDALLLLSFGGPEGPDDVVPFLENVTRGRGIPKERLKEVGRHYFLFGGVSPINDQNRALLDTLRKDFADHGVDLPIYWGNRNWAPYLTDTLREMVADGRRRILVLATSAYASYSGCRQYRENLADSLAALQAEGLELPKIDKLRHYFNHPGFLEPMIDGVLQSLADLPEDVRDGAHIAFTTHSIPTAAADTSGTVEDHGDGGAYVEQHLDVAELIADAVRERTGIDHPWQLVYQSRSGAPHIPWLEPDICDHLEERHAAGAPAVVMAPIGFVSDHMEVLYDLDTEAKAKGEELGLPLRRSATVGADPRFAAAIRDLVLERAAVERGQEATPCALGALGPSHHLCPVGCCPARAPRPAAAGADSTYA; this is encoded by the coding sequence ATGCCAGACGCGCTCGATGCCACCCCCTATGACGCCCTGCTCCTGCTCTCGTTCGGCGGCCCGGAGGGCCCGGACGACGTGGTCCCGTTCCTGGAGAACGTGACGCGGGGGCGCGGCATCCCCAAGGAACGCCTCAAGGAAGTCGGCCGGCACTACTTCCTGTTCGGCGGGGTCAGCCCGATCAACGACCAGAACCGCGCCCTTCTCGACACCCTCCGCAAGGACTTCGCCGATCACGGCGTTGACCTGCCGATCTACTGGGGCAACCGCAACTGGGCGCCGTACCTGACGGACACCCTGCGCGAGATGGTCGCCGACGGCCGCCGCCGCATCCTGGTCCTCGCCACCAGCGCCTACGCCTCGTACTCGGGCTGCCGCCAGTACCGCGAGAACCTCGCCGACTCGCTCGCCGCGCTTCAGGCCGAGGGTCTGGAGCTGCCGAAGATCGACAAGCTGCGGCACTACTTCAACCACCCCGGCTTCCTGGAGCCCATGATCGACGGCGTGCTCCAGTCACTGGCCGACCTCCCCGAGGACGTCCGGGACGGCGCGCACATCGCCTTCACCACCCACTCGATCCCGACGGCCGCCGCGGACACCTCCGGCACGGTCGAGGACCACGGCGACGGCGGTGCCTACGTCGAGCAGCACCTGGACGTCGCGGAGTTGATCGCTGACGCCGTGCGCGAGCGCACCGGCATCGACCACCCCTGGCAGCTGGTGTACCAGTCGCGCTCCGGAGCCCCCCACATCCCGTGGCTGGAGCCCGACATCTGCGACCACCTCGAGGAACGGCACGCGGCCGGGGCGCCGGCGGTCGTCATGGCGCCCATCGGTTTCGTCTCCGACCACATGGAGGTCCTGTACGACCTCGACACGGAGGCCAAGGCGAAGGGCGAGGAGCTGGGGCTGCCGTTGCGCCGCTCCGCCACCGTCGGCGCCGACCCGCGGTTCGCCGCCGCGATCCGCGACCTCGTCCTGGAGCGGGCCGCCGTCGAGCGCGGCCAGGAGGCCACACCGTGCGCCCTGGGCGCCCTCGGCCCGAGCCACCACCTCTGCCCGGTGGGCTGCTGCCCGGCCCGTGCCCCCCGTCCCGCCGCCGCGGGCGCCGACAGCACGTACGCGTGA
- a CDS encoding inositol monophosphatase family protein, protein MTDPLHSDLLALAQEAARQAGELLRDGRPADLAVAATKSSPIDVVTEMDIAAEKLITGLIADRRPDDGFLGEEGASVEGASGIRWVIDPLDGTVNYLYGLPTWAVSIAAEQDGERVVGVVAAPMRGETYHAIRGGGAWATGAWDGERKLTCRPAPPLDQALVSTGFNYVSEVRAHQADVAQKLIPLLRDIRRGGSAAVDLCDVAAGRLDGYYERGLHPWDLAAGDLIAREAGALTGGRPAQPPSNALTVAATPGVFEPLQRLLEDFGAWHD, encoded by the coding sequence GTGACCGACCCCCTGCACTCGGACCTGCTCGCCCTGGCGCAGGAGGCCGCCCGACAGGCGGGCGAGCTGCTGCGTGACGGCCGCCCGGCCGACCTCGCGGTCGCCGCCACCAAGTCCAGCCCGATCGACGTGGTGACCGAGATGGACATCGCGGCCGAGAAGCTGATCACCGGGCTGATCGCCGACCGCCGCCCCGACGACGGTTTCCTCGGCGAGGAGGGCGCCTCCGTCGAGGGCGCGAGCGGCATCCGCTGGGTGATCGACCCGCTCGACGGCACAGTCAACTACCTGTACGGGCTGCCCACTTGGGCCGTCTCCATCGCGGCCGAGCAGGACGGCGAGCGAGTCGTCGGTGTCGTCGCGGCGCCGATGCGCGGTGAGACGTACCACGCGATACGCGGCGGCGGCGCGTGGGCCACGGGCGCGTGGGACGGTGAACGGAAGCTGACCTGCCGCCCGGCGCCACCCCTCGACCAGGCCCTGGTCTCGACCGGCTTCAACTACGTCTCCGAGGTCCGCGCCCACCAGGCCGACGTCGCCCAGAAACTCATCCCGCTCCTGCGTGACATCCGGCGCGGCGGCTCGGCCGCGGTCGACCTGTGCGACGTCGCCGCGGGCCGCCTGGACGGCTACTACGAGCGGGGCCTGCACCCTTGGGACCTGGCCGCCGGTGACCTGATCGCCCGCGAAGCAGGCGCGCTGACCGGCGGACGCCCCGCACAGCCCCCGTCGAACGCCCTGACGGTCGCGGCCACACCGGGCGTCTTCGAGCCCCTTCAGCGACTTCTGGAGGACTTCGGCGCCTGGCACGACTGA
- a CDS encoding response regulator transcription factor, with amino-acid sequence MRVLVVEDEQLLADAVATGLRREAMAVDVVYDGAAALERIGVNDYDVVVLDRDLPLVHGDDVCRKIVELGMPTRVLMLTASGDVSDRVEGLEIGADDYLPKPFAFSELTARVRALGRRTSVPLPPVLERAGIKLDPNRREVFRDGKEVQLAPKEFAVLEVLMRSEGAVVSAEQLLEKAWDENTDPFTNVVRVTVMTLRRKLGEPPVIVTVPGSGYRI; translated from the coding sequence GTGCGCGTACTCGTCGTCGAGGACGAGCAACTGCTCGCCGATGCGGTGGCCACCGGACTGCGCCGGGAGGCCATGGCCGTCGACGTCGTGTACGACGGTGCGGCCGCCCTGGAGCGCATCGGCGTCAACGACTACGACGTGGTCGTCCTCGACCGTGACCTCCCGCTGGTGCACGGCGACGACGTCTGCCGCAAGATCGTCGAACTCGGCATGCCCACACGCGTGCTGATGCTCACGGCGTCCGGCGACGTCAGCGACCGGGTCGAGGGCCTGGAGATCGGCGCCGACGACTATCTCCCCAAGCCCTTCGCGTTCAGCGAGCTGACGGCACGCGTGCGTGCCCTGGGCCGGCGCACCAGCGTGCCGCTGCCGCCCGTCCTGGAGCGCGCCGGCATCAAGCTCGACCCGAACCGCCGCGAGGTCTTCCGCGACGGCAAGGAGGTCCAGCTCGCGCCGAAGGAGTTCGCCGTCCTGGAGGTGCTGATGCGCAGCGAGGGCGCGGTCGTCTCCGCGGAACAGCTGCTGGAGAAGGCCTGGGACGAGAACACGGACCCGTTCACCAACGTCGTGCGCGTGACCGTGATGACCCTGCGCCGCAAGCTGGGCGAGCCACCCGTCATCGTCACCGTCCCCGGCTCCGGTTACCGGATCTGA
- a CDS encoding HAMP domain-containing sensor histidine kinase yields MAATPAPPQAPPKPTWDPRRPEAPFPWLRPTIRIRLTLLYGGMFLIAGILLLSIIYLLAAQALNVGSDLPFKIVEGKVTSDICNLPDSASPSTFNSAMNDCVNEQRQHALDNLLSRSLLALLGLAVIAFAFGYAMAGRVLSPLGRILRTARAVAGSDLSRRIELDGPDDEIKELADTFDDMLERLQRAFTAQQRFVGNASHELRTPLAINRTLLEVHLSDPNAPMELQQLGKTLLATNERSEQLVEGLLLLARSDNQIVERKPVDLAEVAAQAVDQVHAEAQAKGVRIEGEQKPAVVQGNGVLLERIALNLVQNAVRYNVPEGGWVEVSTEVQHGQAVLVVTNTGPVVPAYEIDNLFEPFRRLRTERTGSDKGVGLGLSIARSVARAHGGHITAQPREGGGLVMRVTLPV; encoded by the coding sequence GTGGCTGCCACACCGGCGCCTCCCCAGGCGCCCCCGAAGCCCACCTGGGACCCCCGCAGGCCGGAGGCCCCGTTCCCCTGGCTGCGCCCGACCATCCGGATACGGCTCACGCTGCTGTACGGCGGCATGTTCCTGATCGCGGGCATCCTGCTGCTGTCGATCATCTATCTGCTGGCGGCGCAGGCGCTGAACGTCGGAAGTGACCTCCCCTTCAAGATCGTCGAGGGCAAGGTCACCAGCGACATCTGCAACCTGCCCGACAGCGCCTCGCCGAGCACGTTCAACAGCGCCATGAACGACTGCGTCAACGAGCAGCGCCAGCACGCCCTGGACAACCTCCTCAGCCGCTCCCTCCTGGCCCTGCTCGGCCTCGCCGTGATCGCCTTCGCCTTCGGCTACGCCATGGCGGGCCGCGTCCTGTCGCCGCTGGGCCGGATTCTGCGCACGGCACGCGCGGTGGCGGGCTCGGACCTGTCCCGCCGGATCGAGCTGGACGGCCCGGACGACGAGATCAAGGAACTGGCGGACACCTTCGACGACATGCTGGAGCGGCTGCAGAGAGCCTTCACCGCCCAGCAGCGCTTCGTCGGAAACGCGTCGCACGAGCTGCGCACCCCGCTCGCGATCAACCGCACGCTCCTCGAAGTGCACCTGTCCGACCCGAACGCGCCGATGGAGCTCCAGCAACTGGGCAAGACGCTGCTGGCCACCAACGAGCGCAGCGAGCAGCTCGTGGAGGGCCTCCTGCTGCTCGCGCGGAGCGACAACCAGATCGTCGAGCGCAAACCGGTGGACCTCGCCGAGGTCGCCGCGCAGGCCGTCGACCAGGTGCACGCCGAGGCGCAGGCCAAGGGCGTGCGGATCGAGGGCGAGCAGAAACCGGCGGTGGTCCAGGGCAACGGCGTACTGCTGGAGCGGATCGCGCTGAACCTCGTGCAGAACGCCGTGCGGTACAACGTCCCGGAGGGCGGCTGGGTCGAGGTCAGCACCGAGGTCCAGCACGGTCAGGCGGTCCTGGTCGTCACGAACACGGGCCCGGTCGTCCCGGCGTACGAGATCGACAATCTCTTCGAGCCGTTCAGACGGCTGCGCACCGAGCGCACGGGCAGCGACAAGGGCGTCGGACTCGGGCTGTCCATCGCCCGGTCCGTGGCCCGGGCACACGGCGGGCACATCACGGCGCAACCGCGTGAGGGGGGAGGGCTCGTGATGCGGGTCACCCTGCCCGTCTGA
- a CDS encoding DUF4193 domain-containing protein, whose product MATDYDTPRKTDDDVDSDSLEELKARRNDKSTSAVDVDEFEAAEGLELPGADLSNEELAVRVLPKQQDEFTCMSCFLVHHRSQLAREKNGQPICRDCD is encoded by the coding sequence ATGGCAACGGATTACGACACCCCACGCAAGACCGACGACGACGTCGACTCGGACAGCCTTGAAGAGCTCAAGGCCCGTAGGAACGACAAGTCGACCTCCGCAGTGGACGTCGACGAGTTCGAGGCCGCGGAAGGCCTTGAGCTGCCCGGCGCGGACCTCTCGAACGAGGAGCTGGCCGTCCGGGTGCTGCCCAAGCAGCAGGACGAGTTCACTTGCATGAGCTGCTTCCTGGTGCACCACCGCAGCCAGCTGGCCCGGGAGAAGAACGGTCAGCCGATCTGCCGCGACTGCGACTGA
- a CDS encoding DUF3093 domain-containing protein, whose amino-acid sequence MQLSAAPYEERLTAPRSWWLISFLVGVSMALILLPFGTLPMLGGLAGGTAAAAVVASSYGSPRIRVVGGSLIAGEAKIPVTALGEAEILDPEEARAWRTYKADTRAFLLLRAYIPTALKVEVTDPDDPTPYLYLSTREPERLAEALEAARGAAS is encoded by the coding sequence ATGCAGCTCTCCGCCGCCCCCTACGAAGAACGCCTCACCGCACCCCGCTCCTGGTGGCTGATCAGCTTCCTGGTCGGGGTCTCCATGGCGCTGATCCTGCTGCCGTTCGGCACGCTGCCGATGCTCGGCGGCCTGGCCGGCGGCACCGCGGCCGCGGCCGTCGTCGCCAGTTCGTACGGCTCGCCGCGCATCCGCGTCGTCGGCGGCTCGCTGATCGCGGGCGAGGCGAAGATCCCGGTGACCGCCCTGGGCGAGGCGGAGATCCTGGACCCGGAGGAGGCGCGCGCCTGGCGCACGTACAAGGCGGACACGCGCGCGTTCCTGCTGCTGCGCGCCTACATCCCGACCGCGCTGAAGGTCGAGGTCACCGACCCGGACGACCCGACGCCGTATCTGTACCTGTCGACGCGGGAGCCCGAGCGGCTGGCGGAGGCGCTGGAGGCGGCGCGCGGGGCGGCCTCCTAG
- a CDS encoding PaaI family thioesterase: MSGSSAVLKPPADARKPVRHPDAPAPGELLGAHYGQCFGCGGEQAHGLHLEARAGDGVSLTAEFTVRTAHQGAPGLAHGGVLATALDEALGSLNWLLRTIAVTGRLETDFVAPVAVGTTLHLTAEVVAVAGRKIYSRAVGRIDGPDGPVAVRANALFIEVKVDHFVDNGRPEEIRAAMDDPDQIRRARAFEVNP, encoded by the coding sequence GTGAGTGGTTCGTCCGCAGTTCTCAAGCCTCCCGCCGACGCCAGGAAGCCGGTGCGTCATCCCGACGCTCCCGCGCCCGGTGAACTGCTCGGCGCGCACTACGGCCAGTGCTTCGGCTGCGGCGGCGAGCAGGCTCACGGACTGCATCTGGAGGCGCGGGCGGGCGACGGTGTCTCCCTCACCGCCGAGTTCACCGTGCGGACCGCACACCAGGGCGCCCCGGGGCTCGCGCACGGCGGCGTGCTGGCGACCGCCCTCGACGAGGCCCTCGGCTCGCTGAACTGGCTGCTGCGGACGATCGCCGTGACCGGCCGCCTGGAGACTGACTTCGTCGCGCCGGTGGCGGTGGGCACCACGCTGCATCTGACCGCCGAGGTCGTGGCGGTGGCCGGACGGAAGATCTACTCGAGGGCCGTCGGACGCATCGACGGTCCCGACGGACCCGTGGCCGTCCGCGCCAACGCGCTCTTCATCGAGGTGAAGGTCGATCACTTCGTCGACAACGGCCGCCCGGAGGAGATCCGGGCCGCCATGGACGACCCGGACCAGATCAGGCGCGCCCGCGCCTTCGAGGTGAATCCGTGA